Proteins co-encoded in one Halorussus salinus genomic window:
- a CDS encoding ubiquinol-cytochrome c reductase iron-sulfur subunit has protein sequence MADGDDKYPAESGRRRFIKGVVGSASLAGLGTVTAAAIDTTTSPTGAGGGITQYYGPENTAGPAPRAMPQIPIEVDDEGFVKGVWPEPETITEQGREVTVARMQLGGITYTSEWFQYCGVQTYPGVRPDADQDNFFRYASSAPYEWQQEEVEGGERVNVEHFEDYATWGNGIGRSGLGKPALATWRSEDVPPSGTMPVQIIRSTRFEELSEQGNEWVSASTEQGFYANLNKCTHFCCVPGYKALASSGRFGASDEIYCQCHQSVYDPFQLVEVSFVALPRPEED, from the coding sequence ATGGCTGACGGAGACGACAAGTATCCCGCGGAGTCGGGGCGACGGCGATTCATCAAGGGTGTCGTCGGGAGCGCGTCGCTGGCCGGTCTGGGCACCGTGACCGCCGCGGCCATCGACACGACCACCTCGCCGACCGGGGCGGGCGGCGGTATCACCCAGTACTACGGCCCGGAGAACACCGCGGGACCCGCACCGCGCGCGATGCCACAGATTCCCATCGAGGTGGACGACGAGGGGTTCGTCAAGGGCGTCTGGCCGGAACCGGAGACGATAACCGAGCAGGGCCGCGAGGTGACCGTCGCCCGGATGCAACTGGGCGGCATCACCTACACCAGCGAGTGGTTCCAGTACTGCGGCGTCCAGACGTACCCCGGCGTCCGACCCGACGCCGACCAAGACAACTTCTTCCGGTACGCGAGTTCCGCGCCCTACGAGTGGCAACAGGAGGAGGTCGAAGGTGGCGAACGAGTCAACGTCGAACACTTCGAGGACTACGCGACGTGGGGCAACGGTATCGGCCGGAGCGGACTGGGCAAGCCCGCGCTGGCGACGTGGCGCTCGGAGGACGTGCCGCCGTCGGGCACGATGCCGGTCCAGATAATCCGAAGCACTCGGTTCGAGGAGTTGTCCGAACAGGGCAACGAATGGGTCTCGGCGAGTACCGAGCAGGGATTCTACGCCAACCTGAACAAGTGTACGCACTTCTGTTGCGTGCCGGGGTACAAGGCGCTGGCGTCCAGCGGCCGGTTCGGGGCGTCCGACGAGATATACTGCCAGTGTCACCAGTCGGTGTACGACCCGTTTCAACTCGTGGAAGTCTCGTTCGTCGCGCTCCCGCGCCCCGAGGAAGACTGA
- a CDS encoding DUF7500 family protein, protein MCPTPDDGRNPDERAALDAADSGEDGALAPDELDIESDENVVSLDTGRYVIGTDERPNVPEGSSSGGSASDESAPESGESERSADPADGRQPGASIDSGAVKGWLEDDLDSVSARYGFHVTAKSDDAISHQQMFSDDVGAVFDSLLRWYAQQLTTETAVEDVLGILLTESNVRVRYSPSCLQAILETYDLSPDDSIADFFEAVQDDRGVVFPPENVE, encoded by the coding sequence ATGTGTCCGACGCCCGACGACGGTCGGAACCCCGACGAGCGGGCGGCCCTCGACGCGGCCGACTCCGGCGAGGACGGTGCGCTCGCGCCCGACGAACTCGACATCGAGAGCGACGAGAACGTCGTCTCGCTCGACACCGGCCGGTACGTCATCGGTACCGACGAGCGGCCGAACGTCCCCGAGGGCTCCTCGTCCGGCGGGTCGGCGTCGGACGAGAGCGCCCCGGAGTCGGGCGAAAGCGAGCGGTCGGCCGACCCCGCCGACGGTCGGCAACCGGGCGCGTCGATAGACTCGGGCGCGGTCAAAGGGTGGCTCGAAGACGACCTCGACAGCGTGAGCGCGCGCTACGGCTTCCACGTCACCGCCAAGTCCGACGACGCCATCAGCCACCAACAGATGTTCTCCGACGACGTGGGCGCGGTGTTCGACAGCCTCCTGCGGTGGTACGCCCAGCAGTTGACCACCGAGACCGCGGTTGAGGACGTGCTGGGCATCCTGCTGACCGAATCGAACGTTCGGGTGCGCTACTCGCCGTCCTGCCTGCAAGCGATTCTGGAGACCTACGACCTGAGTCCCGACGACTCCATCGCCGACTTCTTCGAAGCCGTCCAAGACGACCGGGGCGTGGTGTTCCCACCCGAGAACGTCGAGTAG
- a CDS encoding amino acid permease, translating to MSSEDEELAKDLGLLAALTIGVGTMIGAGIFVLPGQAAAAAGPAVALSFVVGGVISLFTALSASELGTAMPKAGGSYYYVNHALGPLFGSIAGWGNWMGLAFASAFYTLGFGEYLATFLPIPTLALGFLTLSSFQIGALLAGLVFITVNYVGAKETGRLQVFIVLALVSILTLFSVLGFLQADLSTLRPFFPAETGGATAILPATGLVFVSFLGFAKITTVAEELKNPGRNLPLAVVGSVLIVTTMYAIIMVVLMGVINWRQLSPEFTKTPVLDVAEIAFGTVGLAAVGVGLLTFAGLLATASSANASILASSRINFAMGRDKLISPKLNDIHPSFATPYRSIAVTGGLILLFIVVGDVKVLAKAGSVLHLIVYGLLNLALIVMREANPDEYQPDFEVPLYPVVPILGAVTSFGLIAFMKPEEIALAFLFVAGGIIWYFTYARSKTDKQGILSDFILSRSDEMPDSAVSAATSLQPDGGQFRVMVPLANPEHETDLITLASAFARQRGGVLDAVHIITVPDQTSLEYAADHLDEQQEDYHEILDDAKRDAETFGVDVETHTIVSHRSFEEIFSAARNHKADLVVMGWGEDAHGSPGRVEGAFDDLGMDLPSDFLVLKDRGFDPERVLVPTAGGPDSELSAEVARLLKDAYDSEITLLHVADDREEGEAFLDQWATDHDLAHATLRVETGDVEEAIERAAADSSMVILGATERGLLSRLVGGSLVADVAEGVDCSVLLAERAHKRGIRERLFGN from the coding sequence ATGAGTTCCGAAGACGAGGAGTTGGCCAAGGACCTCGGCCTGCTGGCGGCCCTGACCATCGGGGTCGGCACGATGATCGGCGCGGGCATCTTCGTTCTACCGGGACAGGCCGCGGCCGCCGCCGGACCGGCGGTCGCGCTCTCGTTCGTCGTCGGCGGGGTCATCTCGCTGTTCACGGCGCTGTCGGCCTCGGAACTCGGTACCGCGATGCCGAAAGCCGGAGGGAGCTACTACTACGTCAACCACGCGCTCGGGCCGCTGTTCGGCTCTATCGCTGGCTGGGGTAACTGGATGGGACTGGCGTTCGCCAGCGCGTTCTACACCCTCGGCTTCGGCGAGTACCTCGCCACCTTCCTCCCGATACCGACGCTCGCGCTCGGCTTTCTCACGCTCTCGTCGTTCCAAATCGGTGCCCTCCTCGCGGGACTCGTCTTCATCACCGTCAACTACGTCGGCGCGAAGGAGACCGGCCGATTGCAGGTGTTCATCGTCCTCGCCCTCGTCAGCATCCTCACGCTGTTCTCGGTGCTAGGCTTCCTCCAAGCCGACCTCTCGACGCTCCGACCGTTCTTCCCCGCCGAAACCGGTGGCGCGACCGCGATTCTCCCCGCGACCGGTCTCGTCTTCGTCTCGTTCCTCGGGTTCGCCAAGATTACCACGGTCGCCGAGGAGTTGAAGAATCCGGGTCGGAACCTCCCGCTGGCGGTCGTCGGGAGCGTCCTCATCGTGACGACGATGTACGCCATCATCATGGTCGTCCTGATGGGCGTCATCAACTGGCGACAGCTCAGTCCGGAGTTCACGAAGACGCCGGTCCTCGACGTGGCCGAAATCGCGTTCGGGACCGTGGGTCTCGCGGCGGTCGGGGTCGGCCTGCTGACGTTCGCCGGACTGCTGGCCACCGCGTCGAGCGCCAACGCCTCGATTCTGGCCTCCTCGCGCATCAACTTCGCGATGGGACGGGACAAACTCATCAGCCCGAAACTCAACGACATCCACCCGTCGTTCGCCACTCCGTATCGGTCCATCGCGGTCACGGGTGGTCTCATCCTGCTGTTCATCGTCGTCGGCGACGTGAAGGTGTTGGCGAAGGCCGGGAGCGTCCTGCACCTCATCGTCTACGGTCTGCTGAACCTCGCGCTCATCGTCATGCGCGAGGCGAACCCCGACGAGTACCAACCCGACTTCGAGGTGCCGCTGTACCCCGTGGTTCCCATCCTCGGTGCGGTCACTTCGTTCGGTCTCATCGCGTTCATGAAACCCGAGGAGATCGCCCTCGCGTTCCTGTTCGTCGCGGGCGGCATCATCTGGTACTTCACCTACGCGCGCTCGAAGACCGACAAGCAGGGCATCCTCTCTGATTTCATCCTCTCGCGGAGCGACGAGATGCCCGACTCGGCGGTGTCGGCCGCGACCTCGCTCCAACCAGACGGCGGACAGTTCCGAGTGATGGTGCCGCTGGCCAACCCCGAACACGAGACCGACCTCATCACGCTGGCCAGCGCGTTCGCCAGACAGCGCGGCGGGGTCTTGGACGCGGTCCACATCATCACGGTCCCCGACCAGACATCCTTGGAGTACGCCGCCGACCACTTGGACGAACAGCAGGAGGACTACCACGAGATTCTGGACGACGCCAAGCGCGACGCCGAGACGTTCGGCGTGGACGTAGAGACCCACACCATCGTCTCCCACCGCTCGTTCGAGGAGATATTCTCGGCCGCGCGCAACCACAAGGCCGACCTCGTGGTGATGGGCTGGGGCGAGGACGCCCACGGGTCGCCGGGCCGCGTCGAGGGGGCGTTCGACGACCTCGGGATGGACCTGCCCAGCGACTTCCTCGTGCTGAAAGACCGCGGGTTCGACCCCGAGCGCGTCCTCGTGCCGACCGCGGGCGGTCCCGACTCCGAACTCAGCGCCGAGGTCGCGCGCCTGCTCAAGGACGCCTACGACTCCGAAATCACGCTCCTGCACGTCGCCGACGACCGCGAGGAGGGCGAGGCCTTCCTCGACCAGTGGGCGACCGACCACGACCTCGCGCACGCGACCCTCCGCGTCGAGACCGGCGACGTGGAGGAAGCCATCGAGCGCGCCGCCGCGGACTCCTCGATGGTGATTCTGGGCGCGACCGAGCGGGGCCTCCTCTCGCGACTCGTCGGCGGGTCGCTCGTCGCCGACGTGGCCGAGGGCGTGGACTGCTCGGTCCTGCTGGCCGAGCGCGCCCACAAGCGCGGCATCAGGGAGCGACTGTTCGGTAACTGA
- a CDS encoding universal stress protein — protein sequence MTDESHDQSLLSHVLLPVADEEDAAASARALEPYAPERVTALHVVEKGEGVPDKTPVEQSEELAAEAFEAVRRTFPDADDRTAYDRDVVEAILNVAADADASAIAFRPRGSGRLARLLTGGRTTKIVTEADRPVVVLPKGEDG from the coding sequence ATGACCGACGAGAGTCACGACCAATCACTTTTATCACACGTTCTGCTGCCCGTCGCGGACGAGGAGGACGCCGCCGCGTCCGCTCGGGCGCTCGAACCGTACGCTCCCGAGCGCGTCACCGCCCTCCACGTCGTCGAGAAGGGCGAGGGCGTCCCGGACAAGACCCCCGTCGAGCAGTCCGAGGAGCTAGCCGCCGAGGCCTTCGAGGCGGTCCGCCGGACGTTCCCGGACGCCGACGACCGGACGGCCTACGACCGCGACGTAGTGGAGGCCATCCTGAACGTCGCCGCCGACGCGGACGCGAGCGCCATCGCCTTCCGACCGCGCGGGAGCGGCCGTCTCGCCCGGCTCCTCACGGGCGGACGAACGACGAAAATCGTCACCGAGGCCGACCGACCGGTGGTCGTACTGCCGAAGGGTGAGGACGGATGA
- the cheY gene encoding chemotaxis protein CheY, whose product MAKNVLIVDDSEFMRNLLREILEEEFEIAGEAENGVEAVELYEEHAPDLVMMDIVMPIRDGIEATTEIKDANPDSNIIMCTSIGQEEKMKAAIKAGADGYITKPFQKPSVMDAIEDVVSA is encoded by the coding sequence ATGGCTAAGAACGTACTCATCGTAGACGACTCGGAATTTATGCGGAATCTACTTCGGGAGATACTGGAAGAGGAGTTCGAAATCGCGGGCGAGGCCGAGAACGGCGTCGAGGCGGTCGAACTCTACGAGGAACACGCCCCGGACCTCGTGATGATGGACATCGTGATGCCCATCCGGGACGGTATCGAGGCGACCACCGAAATCAAGGACGCGAACCCCGACTCGAACATCATCATGTGTACCAGTATCGGGCAGGAAGAGAAGATGAAGGCCGCCATCAAGGCGGGTGCCGACGGCTACATCACCAAACCCTTCCAGAAACCCAGCGTGATGGACGCCATCGAAGACGTTGTCTCAGCATGA
- a CDS encoding chemotaxis protein CheA — protein MEDYIQDFIRESEENVTELNNSLLELEDDPSDEAAMDSIFRTAHTLKGNFGAMGFQDASDLAHAIEDLLDEIRQGRMEVTPEVMDLVFAGVDEIDHALDQIEEDGESDIDPDDIIADIRSVIEGNEAAGDDDGAADDEADAETDADLDDVPVADLDDPAALANADGQPFHVDVDMGDPQMKGVDGMFALEGLSENLDLLGTVPEVDAINDGEYDDGFDAFVAADDESEVESVVAATGKIAGGTVTRIDVAEIDVASAGGSADASGESADSSADASAPSEADEGDEDATETSEVEVDDASASDSDADAGDESDDFTDADVVETDDSDATSTADGSDDGGDSSGSESSGSSSRSSEGSSTAEEIEEIQSVRVDVDQLDDLHGQVEQLVTSRIKLRRSVEQAQLDSAEDHLDELDKITSSLQDTVMDMRLVPLKKVVNKFPRLVRDLAREQEKEVDFRMEGTDIELDRTILDEISDPLMHLLRNAVDHGIEPPEEREAAGKSREGTIRLRGFRERDRVTIEVEDDGGGIDADAIRTKAVEKGVMSREEVDDLSEEEAQKLVFHAGFSTNDEVTDVSGRGVGMDVVQDTVSRLDGEIRVDSTPGEGTTISLSLPVTVAIVKVLFVQSGDEEYGIPIKNVDEIRRMEEVQTVEGEEVVTHDDTVYPLVRLGDALDVPGQTKNGDGMLVRVKESERQVAIHCDAVSRQEEVVVKPFEGILSGIPGLSGAAVLGEGDVVTILDVETL, from the coding sequence ATGGAAGATTACATTCAGGATTTCATACGTGAGAGCGAAGAGAACGTCACGGAGTTGAACAACTCCCTGCTCGAACTGGAAGACGACCCGAGCGACGAGGCCGCGATGGACTCCATCTTCCGGACGGCCCACACGCTGAAGGGCAACTTCGGCGCGATGGGGTTTCAGGACGCCAGCGACCTCGCACACGCCATCGAGGACCTGCTGGACGAGATTCGTCAGGGTCGCATGGAGGTCACGCCCGAGGTCATGGACCTCGTGTTCGCGGGCGTCGACGAGATAGACCACGCGCTCGACCAGATAGAGGAGGACGGCGAGTCCGACATCGACCCCGACGACATCATCGCCGACATCCGGAGCGTCATCGAGGGCAACGAGGCCGCGGGCGACGACGACGGCGCGGCCGACGACGAGGCCGACGCCGAGACGGACGCTGACCTCGACGACGTTCCAGTCGCGGACCTCGACGACCCCGCGGCGCTCGCGAACGCCGACGGCCAGCCGTTCCACGTGGACGTGGACATGGGCGACCCCCAGATGAAGGGCGTCGACGGCATGTTCGCCTTGGAGGGTCTCAGCGAGAATCTGGACCTGTTGGGAACCGTCCCCGAAGTGGACGCCATCAACGACGGCGAGTACGACGACGGCTTCGACGCCTTCGTCGCGGCCGACGACGAGAGCGAAGTCGAGTCGGTCGTCGCCGCCACGGGGAAAATCGCTGGCGGAACCGTGACCCGAATCGACGTGGCCGAAATCGACGTGGCGAGCGCGGGCGGTTCGGCCGACGCGTCGGGTGAGAGCGCGGACTCCTCGGCCGACGCGTCCGCACCGAGCGAAGCGGACGAGGGAGACGAGGACGCGACCGAGACGAGCGAAGTCGAGGTCGACGACGCGTCGGCGTCCGACTCGGATGCGGACGCCGGAGACGAGAGCGACGACTTCACCGACGCCGACGTGGTCGAGACCGACGACTCGGACGCCACTTCGACCGCCGACGGGTCCGACGACGGCGGCGACTCGTCGGGGTCGGAGTCGTCCGGAAGCTCCTCGCGGTCGTCCGAGGGCTCCTCGACCGCCGAGGAGATAGAGGAGATTCAGTCGGTCCGCGTGGACGTGGACCAACTGGACGACCTGCACGGGCAGGTCGAACAGCTCGTCACGAGCCGCATCAAGCTCCGGCGGTCGGTCGAGCAGGCCCAACTCGACAGCGCCGAGGACCACTTGGACGAGTTGGACAAGATAACGTCCAGCTTGCAGGACACCGTGATGGACATGCGGCTGGTGCCGCTGAAGAAGGTCGTCAACAAGTTCCCGCGGCTGGTCCGGGACCTCGCCCGCGAGCAGGAGAAGGAAGTGGACTTCCGGATGGAGGGGACCGACATCGAGTTGGACCGCACTATCTTGGACGAGATAAGCGACCCACTGATGCATCTCCTGCGTAACGCGGTGGACCACGGCATCGAACCGCCCGAGGAGCGCGAGGCCGCGGGCAAGTCCCGCGAGGGGACGATTCGGCTCCGCGGGTTCCGCGAGCGCGACCGCGTGACCATCGAGGTCGAGGACGACGGCGGCGGCATCGACGCCGACGCCATCCGGACCAAGGCGGTCGAGAAGGGGGTCATGAGCCGCGAGGAGGTCGACGACCTCTCGGAGGAGGAGGCCCAGAAGCTGGTCTTCCACGCCGGGTTCTCGACCAACGACGAGGTGACGGACGTGAGCGGTCGCGGCGTCGGGATGGACGTGGTCCAAGACACCGTCTCGCGCCTCGACGGCGAGATTCGCGTGGACAGCACGCCCGGCGAGGGGACGACGATCAGCCTCTCGCTGCCCGTCACGGTCGCCATCGTGAAGGTCCTGTTCGTCCAGTCGGGCGACGAGGAGTACGGCATCCCCATCAAGAACGTGGACGAGATTCGACGGATGGAGGAGGTCCAGACCGTCGAGGGCGAGGAGGTCGTCACTCACGACGACACGGTGTATCCGCTCGTGCGTCTCGGCGACGCGCTGGACGTGCCCGGCCAGACCAAGAACGGCGACGGAATGTTGGTCCGGGTCAAGGAGTCCGAGCGGCAGGTCGCCATCCACTGCGATGCGGTGAGCCGTCAAGAAGAGGTCGTCGTCAAACCGTTCGAGGGCATCCTGTCGGGCATCCCCGGACTGTCGGGTGCCGCGGTCCTCGGCGAGGGAGACGTTGTGACGATTTTAGACGTGGAGACATTGTGA
- the cheB gene encoding chemotaxis-specific protein-glutamate methyltransferase CheB codes for MTRAVVVDDSHFMRTVISDILEDGGIEVVAQASDGEEGVEAVATHDPDVVTMDVEMPRMNGIEAVEEIMATNPTPILMLSAHTEDGAEATFEALERGAVDFLAKPGGEVSTEISAHGDALVEKVESATRADPASVEEVDTADSDTLDTDHGYVENPTLVVGASTGGPRVVERVLSSLPREADFRVLVVQHMPDGFTGRFAERLDRRSEYDVREATDGIRIGGGEAVVAKGDYHMAVAGYGNGRLRIRLTQDEPLHGVRPAIDVTMETAAETVDGPLTGVVLTGMGSDGAAGIEAIKGAGGATLAQDEETSSVFGIPARAIETGCVDDVRSADEMGKAILDTIRDGR; via the coding sequence ATGACGCGGGCAGTCGTCGTGGACGACTCGCATTTCATGCGGACGGTCATCTCCGACATCCTCGAAGACGGCGGCATCGAAGTCGTCGCGCAGGCCAGCGACGGCGAGGAGGGCGTCGAGGCCGTCGCTACTCACGACCCGGACGTGGTGACGATGGACGTGGAGATGCCCCGCATGAACGGCATCGAGGCCGTCGAGGAGATCATGGCGACGAATCCGACGCCAATTTTGATGCTGTCGGCCCACACCGAGGACGGTGCCGAAGCGACGTTCGAGGCCTTGGAGCGAGGGGCGGTGGACTTCCTCGCCAAACCCGGCGGCGAGGTCTCGACGGAGATTTCGGCCCACGGCGACGCGCTGGTCGAGAAGGTCGAGTCGGCGACCCGCGCCGACCCCGCGTCGGTCGAGGAGGTTGACACCGCCGATTCGGACACGCTCGATACCGACCACGGCTACGTCGAGAACCCGACGCTCGTCGTCGGGGCCTCGACCGGCGGCCCGCGCGTCGTCGAGCGAGTCCTGTCGAGTCTCCCGCGGGAGGCGGACTTCCGGGTCCTCGTCGTCCAGCACATGCCCGACGGGTTCACCGGTCGGTTCGCCGAGCGACTGGACCGCCGGAGCGAGTACGACGTACGGGAGGCCACCGACGGCATCCGAATCGGCGGCGGCGAGGCCGTCGTCGCCAAGGGCGACTACCACATGGCGGTCGCTGGATACGGCAACGGTCGCCTGCGCATCCGACTGACGCAGGACGAACCGCTCCACGGCGTCCGCCCGGCCATCGACGTGACGATGGAGACGGCCGCCGAAACCGTCGATGGCCCGCTCACCGGTGTCGTCCTCACCGGGATGGGGAGCGACGGCGCGGCGGGCATCGAGGCCATCAAGGGTGCGGGCGGCGCGACGCTCGCCCAAGACGAGGAGACCTCTTCTGTGTTCGGCATCCCGGCCCGCGCCATCGAGACCGGGTGCGTGGACGACGTGCGCTCGGCCGACGAGATGGGCAAGGCGATTCTCGACACGATACGAGATGGACGGTGA
- a CDS encoding chemotaxis protein CheW: MFKLETAMEVQETGADDGPEETDSPEVAEGPTRQVVEFRLGEDYCAIDIEEVDSIVEIKKVTRIPRTPDSVDGVMDLRGETTAIINPRTFLGIDGDQPDGDEQNVLVLDRADDKQKIGIRVDEVLEVTTYPESKIDTDDDLSDLQTRGIREQVSRGIIRKPNGDGLDLVVWIDIDAIIDQLK; this comes from the coding sequence ATGTTCAAATTAGAGACTGCTATGGAGGTTCAGGAGACCGGCGCTGACGACGGACCCGAGGAGACCGACTCGCCGGAGGTCGCCGAGGGACCGACGCGACAGGTCGTGGAGTTCCGCCTCGGCGAGGACTACTGCGCCATCGACATCGAGGAGGTAGACAGCATCGTGGAGATAAAGAAAGTGACCCGTATCCCCCGGACGCCCGACTCCGTGGACGGCGTGATGGACCTGCGTGGGGAGACCACCGCCATCATCAACCCTCGGACGTTCCTCGGCATCGACGGCGACCAACCCGACGGCGACGAGCAGAACGTCCTCGTGTTGGACCGGGCCGACGACAAGCAGAAAATCGGTATCCGCGTGGACGAGGTACTGGAGGTCACGACCTACCCCGAGAGCAAGATAGACACCGACGACGACCTCTCGGACCTCCAGACGCGGGGCATCCGCGAACAGGTCTCGCGAGGTATCATCCGCAAGCCGAACGGCGACGGACTCGACCTCGTGGTCTGGATAGACATCGACGCCATCATCGACCAGTTGAAATGA
- a CDS encoding TrmB family transcriptional regulator: MSVQRPTTRADALPSELESPRAKLVYLYLRSSEASIDELQSGLGVKKITLYSILRTLRERELVEKRDGRFAVAE; this comes from the coding sequence ATGAGCGTTCAACGTCCGACGACACGCGCCGACGCACTGCCGAGCGAACTGGAGTCGCCGCGCGCGAAACTGGTATATCTCTACCTACGAAGTAGCGAGGCGTCGATAGACGAACTCCAGTCCGGACTCGGCGTGAAGAAAATTACGCTGTACAGTATCTTACGCACGCTTCGCGAGCGGGAACTCGTGGAGAAACGAGACGGGCGCTTCGCGGTGGCGGAGTAG
- a CDS encoding outer membrane protein assembly factor BamB family protein yields MSRIKPLALAAVVASALLVGAGAYALVQTDDAGAQSDRTPNLTADWVSDTERNVTGNHHVAVGGRVGDRSLVFAPISGTAPNGAGHDHDHRDTVSDDSSAASDAAAGCGLVALSGSSGAAQWTYEVPAENCTIHAIADPTLADVDGDGTREVLATSTEKTVAAFDPTTGERSFEHNLSAYGYTRPLVANFTGDGDPEVVVVDVHGTVFVVEPDGETVWTRELPADYVWGQPHVEEFDGDGAPELAVALGNGRLVMLESDGSVAWNRSVGAGDSVTWFATGQADGDASAELVTATSGGNVSLFEGDGSLVWRRSFGAYAAVDAVGDGDDDGTPEVYATARDGNLRAIDAADGTVEWSTSLTTVNAQMTPPPVLGDVDGDGDDELVAASNGGTVAVVDPESGEILAEYERDTPIWTNPTLGDVDDDPEPEILVMYGDGRVAALSYGDAATRR; encoded by the coding sequence ATGAGCCGAATCAAGCCACTCGCGCTCGCGGCCGTCGTCGCCTCGGCGCTCCTCGTCGGGGCCGGAGCCTACGCGCTCGTCCAGACCGACGACGCCGGAGCGCAGTCCGACCGGACGCCGAACCTGACCGCCGACTGGGTCAGCGACACGGAGCGGAACGTCACCGGGAACCACCACGTCGCGGTCGGCGGGCGGGTCGGCGACCGGTCGCTCGTGTTCGCGCCCATCAGCGGCACGGCACCGAACGGCGCGGGCCACGACCACGACCACCGCGACACCGTATCCGACGACTCCAGCGCCGCATCGGACGCCGCGGCGGGATGCGGGCTGGTCGCACTCTCGGGCTCCTCCGGCGCGGCCCAGTGGACCTACGAGGTCCCCGCCGAGAACTGCACCATCCACGCCATCGCCGACCCGACCCTCGCGGACGTGGACGGCGACGGCACCCGAGAAGTCTTGGCCACCTCCACGGAGAAGACCGTCGCCGCGTTCGACCCGACGACCGGCGAGCGTTCGTTCGAACACAACCTCTCGGCGTACGGTTACACGCGACCGCTCGTGGCGAACTTCACCGGCGACGGCGACCCGGAGGTCGTCGTGGTGGACGTTCACGGGACCGTCTTCGTGGTCGAACCCGACGGCGAAACAGTCTGGACCCGCGAACTCCCGGCGGACTACGTCTGGGGGCAACCCCACGTCGAGGAGTTCGACGGCGACGGCGCGCCCGAGTTAGCGGTCGCACTCGGCAACGGTCGCCTCGTGATGCTCGAAAGCGACGGGTCGGTCGCGTGGAACCGCTCGGTCGGCGCGGGCGACTCGGTGACGTGGTTCGCCACCGGGCAGGCCGACGGCGATGCGTCCGCCGAACTCGTGACCGCGACCTCCGGGGGCAACGTCTCGCTGTTCGAGGGCGACGGCTCGCTGGTCTGGCGACGGTCGTTCGGCGCTTACGCCGCGGTGGACGCGGTCGGCGACGGCGACGACGACGGCACCCCGGAGGTCTACGCGACCGCCCGCGACGGGAACCTCCGCGCCATCGACGCCGCCGACGGTACCGTCGAGTGGTCCACGAGTCTGACGACGGTCAACGCCCAGATGACGCCGCCGCCGGTCCTCGGCGACGTGGACGGCGACGGCGACGACGAACTCGTCGCGGCGTCGAACGGCGGAACGGTGGCGGTCGTGGACCCCGAATCGGGCGAGATTCTCGCGGAGTACGAGCGCGACACGCCAATCTGGACGAACCCGACGCTCGGCGACGTGGACGACGACCCCGAACCGGAGATACTGGTG
- a CDS encoding DUF3592 domain-containing protein, giving the protein MEVDIDGPSGPLQLAVAVLVGLAIFGWGAYSYTTQTSALNSATQVEATITSTSVETFNQRRGTDYGPQATFEYTYEGENYTSSNVYPGELPREFDSENAARDQLDGYEPGDTVTAYVPPNSPGNAYLMHESSNKPFLVMGFGVLFVLGAAYSALRD; this is encoded by the coding sequence ATGGAAGTCGACATCGACGGCCCGTCCGGTCCCCTCCAACTCGCGGTCGCGGTGCTGGTAGGACTCGCCATCTTCGGGTGGGGTGCGTACAGCTACACGACCCAAACCTCGGCGCTGAACTCCGCGACGCAGGTCGAAGCGACCATCACCTCCACCTCCGTCGAGACGTTCAACCAACGACGTGGCACGGACTACGGTCCGCAGGCGACGTTCGAGTACACTTACGAGGGAGAGAACTACACCTCCTCGAACGTCTACCCCGGAGAGCTTCCGAGGGAGTTCGACAGCGAGAACGCCGCCAGAGACCAACTAGATGGGTACGAACCGGGCGACACCGTGACGGCGTACGTCCCGCCGAACTCTCCCGGTAACGCCTACCTCATGCACGAGAGCAGCAACAAGCCGTTCCTCGTGATGGGTTTCGGCGTCCTGTTCGTTCTGGGGGCCGCGTACTCGGCTCTCAGAGACTGA